The following are encoded together in the Tepidiforma bonchosmolovskayae genome:
- a CDS encoding SLC13 family permease, producing the protein MQALLLGVVLLATVAALYLRPFGARDWQVAAAGGAAAWALGPIGLGGGLEVVADSANILAFFFGLMLIAAGAEAAGLYARAARLLAGRRTARARVGLVLLLGTGITAVLSNDATPLVLTPAIFAAGSVTARATTDAAFAATFTADGASLLLPVSNPVNLLFFERFELGLGGYLRLVTPAALAGIAALALVTWRRSAGGREAEAGAGRHVAIDRPVLPALVVVAGLAAAYVAAGLRDLPLGAVTLGGGAAMAAAARLGGPIDGRQFRRHVAPGVLVFVAGLLLLVENVVAAGALDWLAGVLGWLEGRPVLVTVAGGAVIAAALANLMNNWPSALLLAATIASRPGEHEPLVVGVLIGSTIGANFTMVGSLSTVFWLSLARQHGAEYGAGRYARRAFAPTLAAMAAAVLAGAAAAGRG; encoded by the coding sequence GTGCAGGCGCTGCTGCTGGGGGTGGTGCTGCTGGCGACGGTGGCGGCGCTCTATCTGCGGCCGTTCGGGGCGCGGGACTGGCAGGTTGCGGCGGCCGGCGGGGCTGCGGCGTGGGCGCTGGGGCCGATCGGGCTGGGGGGCGGGCTGGAGGTGGTGGCCGATTCGGCGAACATCCTGGCGTTCTTCTTCGGGCTGATGCTCATTGCGGCCGGCGCCGAGGCGGCGGGGCTTTACGCCCGGGCGGCGCGGCTGCTGGCCGGGCGGCGGACGGCGCGGGCGCGGGTCGGCCTGGTGCTGCTGCTGGGGACCGGCATCACGGCGGTGCTCTCGAACGATGCGACGCCGCTGGTGCTGACGCCGGCGATCTTCGCGGCAGGGAGCGTGACAGCGCGGGCCACCACGGATGCTGCCTTCGCGGCGACCTTCACGGCAGACGGGGCGAGCCTGCTCCTGCCGGTGAGCAACCCGGTGAATCTGCTCTTCTTCGAGCGGTTCGAGCTGGGGCTCGGCGGCTACCTGCGGCTGGTGACGCCGGCCGCGCTGGCGGGCATCGCGGCGCTGGCGCTGGTGACGTGGCGGCGGTCGGCCGGGGGCCGGGAGGCGGAGGCAGGGGCAGGTCGGCACGTGGCCATTGACCGGCCGGTACTGCCGGCGCTGGTCGTGGTGGCGGGGCTGGCCGCGGCGTATGTCGCGGCGGGGCTGCGCGACCTGCCGCTGGGGGCGGTGACGCTCGGGGGCGGGGCCGCGATGGCGGCCGCGGCCCGGCTGGGCGGACCGATCGACGGGCGGCAGTTCCGGCGGCACGTCGCCCCGGGGGTACTCGTCTTCGTGGCGGGGCTGCTGCTCCTCGTGGAGAACGTGGTTGCGGCGGGGGCGCTGGACTGGCTGGCGGGGGTGCTCGGCTGGCTGGAGGGGCGGCCGGTGCTGGTGACGGTGGCCGGCGGCGCCGTCATTGCAGCGGCGCTCGCGAACCTGATGAACAACTGGCCTTCGGCGCTGCTGCTGGCAGCGACGATTGCCTCGCGGCCGGGGGAGCATGAACCGCTGGTGGTGGGGGTGCTGATCGGCTCAACCATTGGGGCGAACTTCACGATGGTCGGGTCGCTGAGCACGGTGTTCTGGCTGAGCCTGGCGCGGCAGCACGGGGCCGAGTACGGGGCAGGGCGGTATGCACGGAGGGCGTTCGCGCCGACGCTGGCGGCGATGGCGGCGGCGGTGCTTGCCGGCGCTGCAGCGGCGGGCCGGGGTTAG